Proteins encoded in a region of the Hemiscyllium ocellatum isolate sHemOce1 chromosome 10, sHemOce1.pat.X.cur, whole genome shotgun sequence genome:
- the flrt3 gene encoding leucine-rich repeat transmembrane protein FLRT3: protein MARQSKMVLNVISRIWRFSLWTHVGLFLGLLAQSITVETCPSVCRCDAGFVYCNDRGLTSIPKGIPQDSTTLFLQNNQINNAGIPRELLNLVKVEIIYLYSNSLDEFPTNVPRYIKELHLQENNIRAISLDSLSKIPYLERLHLDDNSVSAVSIEEGAFRENKDLKLIFLSRNHLSSIPVGLPSTVEELRLDDNRIATISENALSHLTGLKRLVLDGNLLTNQGLRDKVFMNLMNLTELSLVRNILTSPPSLPIANLQKLHLQENHINWIPPNAFYHLGRLQRLDLSNNNLTHLPQGTFDRLNNLSQLLLRNNPWHCGCKMKWVRDWLRSLKVGVNVRGLMCQSPEKVRGMAIKDLAVAMFDCKDSEGSLLGTPPTTVVGLVRGSPSQGPRPSFAPKAGDRKADRQPTAAPGRVVVQIDVKSVSVDTIRITWKISLPMTALRLSWLKLGHNPAVGSITETIVHGGRSEYLLTALEPESSYRICMVPMETSNVYLLDETPVCTETQTASLRMHNPTTTLNREQEKELYRSASLPLAGIIGGIGAVIVVALLALVCCYMHRTGTPFAKSCAYSRGRRRKDDDYAEAGTKKDNSILEIRETAFQMIPMNSDQAAKEEFVIHTIFPPNGMSLYKNSHSESSSSNRSYRDSGIPDSDHSHS from the coding sequence ATGGCCAGACAATCAAAAATGGTCTTAAACGTGATCAGCAGGATTTGGAGATTCTCCCTGTGGACTCACGTGGGATTGTTTCTGGGGTTGCTGGCACAGTCGATTACTGTGGAAACGTGTCCCTCAGTCTGTCGGTGTGACGCTGGCTTTGTGTACTGCAATGACCGAGGGTTGACATCAATCCCTAAGGGAATTCCACAGGACTCCACCACTCTCTTCCTGCAGAACAATCAGATCAATAATGCTGGGATTCCCAGAGAGCTCCTGAACCTCGTGAAGGTGGAAATCATTTATCTGTATAGCAACAGTCTGGACGAGTTTCCCACCAATGTTCCCAGGTACATCAAAGAACTCCATCTGCAGGAGAACAACATACGGGCGATTTCCTTGGACTCTCTTTCAAAAATACCTTATCTGGAAAGACTGCACTTGGATGATAACTCAGTCTCTGCTGTGAGCATCGAAGAAGGTGCTTTTCGAGAGAACAAGGATCTCAAATTGATCTTCTTGTCTCGGAATCACCTCAGCAGTATTCCCGTTGGACTCCCTAGCACCGTTGAGGAACTGAGGTTGGATGACAACCGCATTGCCACCATTTCAGAGAACGCCCTGAGTCATCTCACGGGATTGAAGCGTCTGGTGCTCGATGGGAACCTGCTGACCAATCAAGGACTTCGAGATAAGGTTTTCATGAATCTCATGAACCTGACAGAGCTGTCGCTGGTGCGGAACATCCTTACCTCGCCCCCGTCTCTACCCATTGCCAACTTGCAGAAGCTGCACCTCCAGGAGAACCATATCAACTGGATCCCCCCCAACGCCTTTTACCACCTTGGGCGATTACAACGCCTGGACCTGTCGAATAACAACCTAACCCACTTGCCTCAGGGAACCTTTGACCGTCTGAACAACCTGTCCCAGCTGCTACTGCGCAATAACCCCTGGCACTGCGGCTGCAAGATGAAGTGGGTTCGGGATTGGCTACGCTCACTGAAAGTCGGGGTCAACGTGCGCGGTCTGATGTGCCAGTCACCTGAGAAGGTCAGGGGCATGGCCATCAAGGACCTGGCGGTCGCCATGTTTGACTGCAAGGATTCGGAAGGCTCCCTCCTGGGCACGCCACCCACCACTGTGGTGGGTTTGGTTAGGGGCTCCCCCAGTCAGGGTCCCCGGCCCTCCTTCGCGCCCAAGGCTGGTGACAGGAAAGCGGACCGCCAGCCTACAGCAGCCCCTGGGCGGGTGGTTGTCCAGATCGACGTGAAATCTGTCAGTGTGGACACAATCCGAATCACCTGGAAGATCTCCCTGCCCATGACCGCCCTAAGACTCAGCTGGCTCAAGCTGGGGCATAACCCAGCGGTGGGGTCAATCACAGAGACCATCGTGCACGGTGGAAGAAGCGAGTACTTACTCACAGCCCTGGAGCCAGAGTCATCGTACCGGATATGTATGGTTCCCATGGAAACCAGCAACGTTTATCTGTTGGACGAGACCCCAGTCTGCACGGAGACACAGACCGCGTCCCTGAGGATGCACAACCCCACGACGACGCTCAACAGGGAGCAGGAGAAGGAACTCTACAGGAGTGCCAGTCTACCCCTGGCGGGGATCATTGGCGGCATCGGGGCCGTGATTGTGGTGGCGCTGCTTGCGCTGGTGTGCTGCTACATGCACAGGACTGGAACCCCTTTCGCTAAGAGCTGTGCCTACAGCAGAGGCCGGAGAAGGAAGGACGATGATTACGCAGAGGCTGGCACTAAAAAGGACAACTCTATCTTAGAAATTCGGGAGACTGCTTTTCAGATGATCCCGATGAACAGCGACCAAGCAGCCAAGGAAGAGTTTGTAATACACACTATATTCCCACCAAACGGGATGAGTTTGTACAAAAACAGCCACAGTGAAAGCAGCAGTAGCAACAGAAGTTACAGAGACAGTGGAATTCCAGATTCAGATCATTCACACTCCTGA